The segment CAGCTGGAGATTTTATATAAGTGTGATTCTTTTCTTGGACCTTAGCTTCTAATATTTCTGGGGAAGATTCTAGCTTATTAAGCTGGAATACTTCTTTAGTTCCTACAAAGCTTAATCTGACTGTTTCAATAGAGTCTTTGTCATTATGGGTTTGTAGAATGTTTCCCACAGAGTCAAGTTTGTAGATTTCAAATTTGATATCTAAAGAAACCCTGTCAACATATAAGATAGAGCCAGATCCTTCGTCACATTCAGCATAGATTCCTTTAAATACATTTTCTATAAATGCGTCATTGTCATAAAAGTATTCTGGATGCTCTCGATTGAGTTTTAATATCTTATCTCCAATGCCTTTCTCTAGATTAAATCTTACTTGAGGTTCATAGAAATCGGAGGCTTTAATTGAGTCGCTGACTCCTAAATTTGCTGCAGAATAATGTCCTCCTGCGAGGAAGTCTCCTTTGTATTCACTAGCATTAATGTCTGTATAGTGTATTTTTGGGTCATCTACAATATTTTTGTTTAGTTCGTAGATACTTATGTGGCTTGGTGCAATAGAGTCACCAAAATACTTATGATAAGCAAATACTATTTCTGTTGAAAGTGTTTCATCACTGACCATAAGCCCCTTCTTAGTCTTAGAGTCATATACGTCAGGAAACTTAATGCTATCTAAGCAGTTAAGTTGAGTTAAGAAACCAGCTTGGTAAATACCAAATTGGCTGTCGTTATACCTTCCAATATATGCTGTATCAGTACGTGCATATACTGGTCCTGAAAGAACCGACTCGGTAAAAACATCGTAGTTTTTAGAGATGACATCTATATGATCTTCATCAGGTAGCATTCCTAGGCCTACACCTTCTGTATTGTCATCACATCCAAAGAAAGAAAGGGCTATAAGAATAGCCCATATATACTTTACTTTCATTATTGTATTATCTGATTTGTTTTACTTTGTTTCAGATTCCCAAACTTTGTCGTAAAAAGCATCAAATGCATCGGCATAATCTTCTGCTCCTTGGTAATCCAAGACCAATTTACCACTTTTGCGTGCATATTCCATAACTTCTTCATTAACTTTTTCACTATTTTGTATAATACCATCAGAATGGTCTATAGCAAACTTCATTAATGATACGTAGTTAACAGGTCCATCACCTAGTGATTTTAGATCTTCTTGGTCAATACCTTTAAGCATTAGCTTTTCTTTGAAGTCGGCATCGAAGTTTTCTTTAAATTCATCTTCATAAATTGAGAAAACCATTTTAGAGTCTCTGAAAGATGGTTCATCTCTAAATGCTTTTTTAATATATAGAGGCGCTAAAGCACTCATCCAGCCATGGCAGTGTACAACTTCAGGACACCAGCGCAATTTCTTTATGGTTTCAAGTACCCCTCTAGCAAAGAATATAGCTCTTGCATCATTGTCTGTGTATTCTTTACCCTCTTTGTCTTTGGTAAGCTTACGCTTCTTAAAGAATTCATCATTATCAATAAAGTATACTTGCATACGAGCTGGCTGAACTGATGCTACTTTTATTATAAGAGGATGATCTGTATCATTGATAATTAGGTTCATCCCCGATAAACGAATAACTTCATGTAGCTGATTTCTACGTTCATTAATCGTTCCCCATTTGGGCATGAAGGTTCTAATTTCTCTACCTTTCTCTTGTATCGCCTGAGGGAGGTTTCTAGCCACCAAAGACATTTCAGATTTAGGTACAAAAGGGGAGATTTCTTGTGTGATAAATAAAATTTTGTTCGCCTTAGTCATTTTAACAATTGTTCTCAATTATAATAGCAAAGGTACTAAAAAAATCGATAGGAATGAAAAGTGTAACTTGCTATAATTGTAATTATTATCAATATTATAGGTGCGTTTATGTATAAATACTAATTATTTTAGAATAAATATTGGTTGAAATATAAATTATTTAGTAATCTTTATTATTTGGAAAATAATCTGTTATTTTGCATCAAATTAAATAGTTCATGATCTTTTAATTATGAAAGTTATTCATACTGTTAAGGATTTACAAGCTGAGTTACAGGCATGTAAAGATAAAAAGATGACTATTGGCTTGGTTCCAACTATGGGAGCTTTACACGCTGGTCATATCTCCTTAGTAAATAGAAGTGTAGCTGAAAATATGGTTACTGTTGTTAGTGTTTTTGTGAACCCTACACAGTTTAACGATAAAAATGATTTATTAACCTATCCTCGTACTTTGAAAGAAGATTGCAAACTTCTTGAGGATAATGGTGTTTCCTATGTCTTTTCTCCTTCGGAAAAAGAAATGTACCCAGAGCCTGATACTAGAGTGTTTACTTATGCACCCTTGGATACCGTAATGGAAGGAAAGTTTCGTCCTGGACACTTTAATGGAGTTTGTCAAATTGTGAGTAAATTATTCTCTTTTGTGTCACCTGATAAGGCGTATTTTGGAGAGAAAGATTTTCAGCAGTTAGCAATTGTTCGCAAAATGGCTAGTGAGCTTTTCCCTAATTTGACAATTGTAGGATGTCCTATAATGCGAGAAAAAGATGGAATGGCATTGAGTAGTCGTAATGCACGTCTTACTCCGCAGCAAAGAACTGAAGCTTTAACTATTTCTAAAACGTTATTTGCCAGTGTTGAATATTCAAGAAGTCATTCGGTTTCCGAAACTTACCAGTTTGTTGTTGATGGTATTGCTGCTAACTCTGCCCTTAAATTAGAGTATTTTGAGTTGGTTGATGGTAATACTCTTCAAGGGTTTACTAACTGGGAAGATACTAATTATGCTGTTGGGTGTATTACTGTATTTGTTGGAGAAGTAAGGCTTATTGATAATATAACCTACAAAAAGAATTAATATGTATATAGAGCGATTAAAATCGAAAATTCACTGTGTACGTGTAACAGATGCTAACTTAAATTATATTGGTAGTATCACCATTGATGAAGATCTAATGGATGCTGCAAATATTATTGAAGGAGAGAAAGTTCAGATAGTGGATAATAATAATGGTGAACGATTTGAAACCTACGTCATAAAAGGAGAAAGAGGATCGGGATGTATTTGCTTGAATGGTGCAGCTGCTCGTAAAGTTCAAGTAGATGATATCGTTATTATTATTGCTTATGGGTTGATGGACTTTGAAGAAGCCAAAACATTTAAGCCCTCTGTGATTTTCCCAAAGCATCCTAATAATACATTATAATTGAATTCTGTATAAAGATAAAAAAGATCGACTCATGCGAGTCGATCTTTTTTATCTTGTATTATAGCTCAGTAACTATATATTAAGCATTTTTTAATTGTTCATTCATATTAGTAGCTGCTTTTCTACCATCTCCCATTGCTAGAATAACAGTAGCACCACCACGAACAATATCTCCCCCTGCATAGATTGTTGGGATTGACGATTGCATTTGGTCATTAACCTTTATGGTGTTTTTCCATCCTAGTTCTAGACCTTTTATTGATGTAGGAACAATAGGGTTTGGTGATACACCTACACTTACTACTGCCATATCAATATCTATAGTTTCAACAGCTCCTTCAATAGGAATAGGTTTTCTTCTACCTGAAGCATCAGGAGCACCCAATTCCATTTTTTGAAGAACTACTTGTTTTACTTTCCCTTGTTCGTCAGCAATATACTCAATAGGGTTATGTAGGGTCAAGAACTCGATACCTTCAGCTTTCGCGTGATGTACTTCTTCAAGACGTGCAGGCATTTCTTCCTCAGAACGTCTGTAGATAATCATTGCTCTTTCTGCTCCAACACGTTTAGCGGTACGAACAGAGTCCATAGCAGTATTACCACCTCCAATAACAGCCACACGTTTTCCTTTAGTAACGGGGGTATCTGATTCTGGGTTAGCAGCATCCATAAGGTTTACACGAGTTAAATATTCGTTAGAAGACATGATATTGATGGAGTTTTCTCCAGGAATACCCATGAAGTTAGGAAGTCCAGCTCCCGATGCTACGAATATACCTTTGTATTCTGCTCTTTCAAGATCTTCTACACTAATTGTTTTGCCTACGATACAGTCTGTTTTGAATTCTACTCCTATTTTTTCTAGGTTTTTGATTTCTACATCAACAATCTTGCTAGGAAGACGGAATTCAGGAATACCATATTTAAGAACACCACCAACTTCGTGTAAGGCTTCAAATACAGTTACTTTATATCCGTATTTTGCCATATCACCAGCAAAGGCAAGTCCTGAAGGTCCTGATCCAATAACAGCAACTTTAATGCCATTACTTTCTGCTACTTCTGGAATAGAAATTTGTCCGCTTTCTCTTTCGTAGTCAGCAGCAAATCTTTCAAGATATCCGATAGCAACAGCCGGTTTTCCCATTTTAAGATGAATACACTGTGATTCACATTGTTTTTCTTGAGGGCACACACGTCCACATACAGCAGGCAAAGCACTAGTTTCTTTTAGTGTTTTAGCAGCATGTAGAAATTCACCTTTTTCAATATGTTTAATGAATCTTGGAATATCTATTTCTACAGGACATCCAGTAACACAACCCGGATTAGCACAATCTAAACAGCGTTTCGCCTCAGTTAATGCTTGTTCAGCTCTAAGACCTTGATTTACTTCTTCAGTAAGACTTGTTGCTCTATAAACAGGGTCTAGTTCATTCATTTGGCAACGTTCTATTTGAGTACGTTCTTTGGGTTTCATTTGTTTACGTAACTCTACTCGCCAAGCTGCATTTCTAGATTTATCTTCATCCACATTGTCTTGTGGTGTTGTATGACTAGTTATTAAACCTTCAGAGATTGTTTTTGGCTCTTTATTAACTGTCTTTTCTGCTTTACAATTAATATTTCCCATTTTTTCTTCTTCGATAGATTTAAATGCTCCCATACGTTTAAGCATTTCATCGAAGTTTACTTGGTGTCCATCAAACTCTGGTCCGTCAACACATACGAATTTTGTTTTTCCGCCTACAGTGATACGACAAGCTCCACACATACCAGTTCCGTCAACCATAATGGTATTCAGTGAAACTACTGTTGGAATGTTGTATTCTTTAGTTAGCTTACAAACAAACTTCATCATAATAGCAGGTCCAATTGCAAAGCAACGATCTACTTTTTCTCTTTTTAGAACTTCTTCGACACCTACAGTTACTAATCCTTTTCTTCCATAAGAACCATCATCGGTCATAATGATTACTTCATCTGAATTAGCTCTGATATCATCTTCTAAAATAATAAGATCTTTTGATCTACCTGCAATTACAGAAATAACTCTGTTGCCTGCTTTTTTTAGTGCTTCTACTATTGGTAGCATGGGGGCCATACCTACACCTCCACCAGCACAGACTACAGTTCCGAAATTTTCAATGTCAGTAGCTTGTCCCAAAGGACCTACTACGTCAGTAATGTAATCTCCAACATTCAGATCACATAAACGAGAAGAGGAGAGACCTACTCTCTGTACTACAAGTGTAATTGTCCCTTTTTTAGGATCAGCACCTGCAATGGTAAGAGGCATACGTTCGCCCTTTTCACCCACTCTGATAATCACAAAGTGTCCCGCTTTTCTAGATTTTGCAATTAAAGGAGCTTCAACTTCAAATCTATAAACGCGTTCTGAAAACTTCTCTTTTTTAATGATTTTGTTCATACTCTTTTTTCCCTTGTATTTTGTGTTCTATCGAAAATTAGTCGATGATGTCAAAACCGCAATATGGAACCAATGCTTCAGGTATTTTAATGCCTTCAGGAGTTTGGTTATTTTCAAGTAGAGCTGCTACAATTCTAGGTAAAGCTAATGCTGAACCATTTAATGTGTGACAAAGCTCTGTCTTTTTATTATCGCTGCGGTAGCGACACATTAAGCGATTGGCTTGGTAAGATTCGAAATTGGATACTGAGCTAACTTCTAACCAACGTTTTTGAGCTGCTGAGTAAACTTCGAAGTCAAATGTTATTGCTGAAGTGAAGCTCATATCACCACCACATAGGCGTAAAATACGATATGGTAAACCTAGTTTGTTTACAAGACCTTCAACATGAGCAATCATTTCTTTTAGTGATTCGTAAGAATGTTCTGGAGTGTCGATTCGTACGATTTCAACTTTATTAAATTGGTGTAATCTGTTAAGACCTCTTACATCTTTACCATAAGAACCAGCTTCTCTTCTGAAACATGCAGAATAAGCACAGTTTTTAATAGGTAATTCTTTCTCATTCAAGATTACATCTCTGTAAATGTTTGTTACAGGTACTTCTGCAGTCGGAATTAAATATAAATCATCTGCTGTAGCGTGGTACATTTGTCCTTCTTTATCAGGAAGCTGACCTGTTCCAAAGCCTGATGCTGCATTAACAACATAAGGAGGCTCAATTTCTAAATATCCAGCATCTCTTGCTTCATCTAAGAAGAAGTTAATTAAGGCACGTTGTAAACGAGCACCTTTTCCTTTGTAAACGGGGAATCCCGCTCCAGTGATTTTTACGCCTAATTCAAAATCTATAAGGTCATATTTCTTAGCTAGTTCCCAGTGTGGAATAGCATCAGCTGGTAGGTCTGGGTTTTTGCCACCCATGCGTTCTACTTTGTTATCTTCTGCTGAGTTTCCTTCGGGTACAGATTCATGAGGAACATTAGGAATGTTGGAGAGTAATTCATTTAATTCTCTTGTAGCATCATTCATTTCATCTTCCAAAGCTTTGTT is part of the Bacteroides coprosuis DSM 18011 genome and harbors:
- a CDS encoding hypothetical protein (KEGG: bfs:BF0922 hypothetical protein~SPTR: Putative uncharacterized protein;~IMG reference gene:2504106735); the protein is MKVKYIWAILIALSFFGCDDNTEGVGLGMLPDEDHIDVISKNYDVFTESVLSGPVYARTDTAYIGRYNDSQFGIYQAGFLTQLNCLDSIKFPDVYDSKTKKGLMVSDETLSTEIVFAYHKYFGDSIAPSHISIYELNKNIVDDPKIHYTDINASEYKGDFLAGGHYSAANLGVSDSIKASDFYEPQVRFNLEKGIGDKILKLNREHPEYFYDNDAFIENVFKGIYAECDEGSGSILYVDRVSLDIKFEIYKLDSVGNILQTHNDKDSIETVRLSFVGTKEVFQLNKLESSPEILEAKVQEKNHTYIKSPAGIFTQVTLPIDDIINDSEVQNDTIHSVKLIFDSYNNDDTSEFPMGKPNKLLMIPSSEKLSFFEENKINDNITSYIASLNNKGQYVFPNVSKLITSLSTNKEKALEEAKKEAGTNWNQQEWENKWKEENKDWNKMVLIPVTLDTTIEQDYYGNKIPVVINIRHDLKPEYVRLKGGDTNAGGDKLTLKAIFMSLNK
- a CDS encoding Starch synthase (COGs: COG0297 Glycogen synthase~InterPro IPR013534~KEGG: bvu:BVU_2897 glycosyl transferase family protein~PFAM: Starch synthase, catalytic domain~PRIAM: Starch synthase~SPTR: Putative uncharacterized protein;~IMG reference gene:2504106736~PFAM: Starch synthase catalytic domain) gives rise to the protein MTKANKILFITQEISPFVPKSEMSLVARNLPQAIQEKGREIRTFMPKWGTINERRNQLHEVIRLSGMNLIINDTDHPLIIKVASVQPARMQVYFIDNDEFFKKRKLTKDKEGKEYTDNDARAIFFARGVLETIKKLRWCPEVVHCHGWMSALAPLYIKKAFRDEPSFRDSKMVFSIYEDEFKENFDADFKEKLMLKGIDQEDLKSLGDGPVNYVSLMKFAIDHSDGIIQNSEKVNEEVMEYARKSGKLVLDYQGAEDYADAFDAFYDKVWESETK
- a CDS encoding Pantothenate synthetase (COGs: COG0414 Panthothenate synthetase~HAMAP: Pantoate-beta-alanine ligase~InterPro IPR003721~KEGG: bfs:BF0924 pantoate--beta-alanine ligase~PFAM: Pantoate-beta-alanine ligase~SPTR: Pantothenate synthetase;~TIGRFAM: Pantoate-beta-alanine ligase~IMG reference gene:2504106737~PFAM: Pantoate-beta-alanine ligase~TIGRFAM: pantoate--beta-alanine ligase) is translated as MKVIHTVKDLQAELQACKDKKMTIGLVPTMGALHAGHISLVNRSVAENMVTVVSVFVNPTQFNDKNDLLTYPRTLKEDCKLLEDNGVSYVFSPSEKEMYPEPDTRVFTYAPLDTVMEGKFRPGHFNGVCQIVSKLFSFVSPDKAYFGEKDFQQLAIVRKMASELFPNLTIVGCPIMREKDGMALSSRNARLTPQQRTEALTISKTLFASVEYSRSHSVSETYQFVVDGIAANSALKLEYFELVDGNTLQGFTNWEDTNYAVGCITVFVGEVRLIDNITYKKN
- a CDS encoding Aspartate 1-decarboxylase (COGs: COG0853 Aspartate 1-decarboxylase~HAMAP: Aspartate decarboxylase~InterPro IPR003190~KEGG: bvu:BVU_2899 aspartate alpha-decarboxylase~PFAM: Aspartate decarboxylase~PRIAM: Aspartate 1-decarboxylase~SPTR: Aspartate 1-decarboxylase;~TIGRFAM: Aspartate decarboxylase~IMG reference gene:2504106738~PFAM: Aspartate decarboxylase~TIGRFAM: L-aspartate-alpha-decarboxylase) translates to MYIERLKSKIHCVRVTDANLNYIGSITIDEDLMDAANIIEGEKVQIVDNNNGERFETYVIKGERGSGCICLNGAAARKVQVDDIVIIIAYGLMDFEEAKTFKPSVIFPKHPNNTL
- a CDS encoding glutamate synthase (NADPH), homotetrameric (COGs: COG0493 NADPH-dependent glutamate synthase beta chain and related oxidoreductase~InterProIPR008333:IPR001433:IPR019480:IPR013027:IPR 006004~KEGG: bfs:BF0926 putative bifunctional 2-polyprenylphenol hydroxylase/glutamate synthase subunit beta~PFAM: FAD-dependent pyridine nucleotide-disulphide oxidoreductase; Oxidoreductase FAD/NAD(P)-binding; Oxidoreductase, FAD-binding domain; Dihydroorotate dehydrogenase, electron transfer subunit, iron-sulphur cluster binding domain~PRIAM: Glutamate synthase (NADPH)~SPTR: Glutamate synthase, small subunit;~TIGRFAM: Glutamate synthase (NADPH), homotetrameric~IMG reference gene:2504106739~PFAM: Pyridine nucleotide-disulphide oxidoreductase; Oxidoreductase FAD-binding domain; Iron-sulfur cluster binding domain of dihydroorotate dehydrogenase B; Oxidoreductase NAD-binding domain~TIGRFAM: glutamate synthase (NADPH), homotetrameric); its protein translation is MNKIIKKEKFSERVYRFEVEAPLIAKSRKAGHFVIIRVGEKGERMPLTIAGADPKKGTITLVVQRVGLSSSRLCDLNVGDYITDVVGPLGQATDIENFGTVVCAGGGVGMAPMLPIVEALKKAGNRVISVIAGRSKDLIILEDDIRANSDEVIIMTDDGSYGRKGLVTVGVEEVLKREKVDRCFAIGPAIMMKFVCKLTKEYNIPTVVSLNTIMVDGTGMCGACRITVGGKTKFVCVDGPEFDGHQVNFDEMLKRMGAFKSIEEEKMGNINCKAEKTVNKEPKTISEGLITSHTTPQDNVDEDKSRNAAWRVELRKQMKPKERTQIERCQMNELDPVYRATSLTEEVNQGLRAEQALTEAKRCLDCANPGCVTGCPVEIDIPRFIKHIEKGEFLHAAKTLKETSALPAVCGRVCPQEKQCESQCIHLKMGKPAVAIGYLERFAADYERESGQISIPEVAESNGIKVAVIGSGPSGLAFAGDMAKYGYKVTVFEALHEVGGVLKYGIPEFRLPSKIVDVEIKNLEKIGVEFKTDCIVGKTISVEDLERAEYKGIFVASGAGLPNFMGIPGENSINIMSSNEYLTRVNLMDAANPESDTPVTKGKRVAVIGGGNTAMDSVRTAKRVGAERAMIIYRRSEEEMPARLEEVHHAKAEGIEFLTLHNPIEYIADEQGKVKQVVLQKMELGAPDASGRRKPIPIEGAVETIDIDMAVVSVGVSPNPIVPTSIKGLELGWKNTIKVNDQMQSSIPTIYAGGDIVRGGATVILAMGDGRKAATNMNEQLKNA
- a CDS encoding seryl-tRNA synthetase (COGs: COG0172 Seryl-tRNA synthetase~InterPro IPR015866:IPR002314:IPR002317~KEGG: bfs:BF0928 seryl-tRNA synthetase~PFAM: Aminoacyl-tRNA synthetase, class II (G/ H/ P/ S), conserved domain; Seryl-tRNA synthetase, class IIa, N-terminal~PRIAM: Serine--tRNA ligase~SPTR: Putative uncharacterized protein;~TIGRFAM: Seryl-tRNA synthetase, class IIa~IMG reference gene:2504106740~PFAM: Seryl-tRNA synthetase N-terminal domain; tRNA synthetase class II core domain (G, H, P, S and T)~TIGRFAM: seryl-tRNA synthetase), producing the protein MLTIKQITEDTEKVILGLEKKNFKNPKEALEKVIEVNNKRKDAQTQLDNNLAEVKSLSKEIGQLMKEGKKEEATEIRNKVASMKDGNKALEDEMNDATRELNELLSNIPNVPHESVPEGNSAEDNKVERMGGKNPDLPADAIPHWELAKKYDLIDFELGVKITGAGFPVYKGKGARLQRALINFFLDEARDAGYLEIEPPYVVNAASGFGTGQLPDKEGQMYHATADDLYLIPTAEVPVTNIYRDVILNEKELPIKNCAYSACFRREAGSYGKDVRGLNRLHQFNKVEIVRIDTPEHSYESLKEMIAHVEGLVNKLGLPYRILRLCGGDMSFTSAITFDFEVYSAAQKRWLEVSSVSNFESYQANRLMCRYRSDNKKTELCHTLNGSALALPRIVAALLENNQTPEGIKIPEALVPYCGFDIID